One genomic window of Manihot esculenta cultivar AM560-2 chromosome 16, M.esculenta_v8, whole genome shotgun sequence includes the following:
- the LOC110603956 gene encoding cysteine-rich repeat secretory protein 38-like isoform X1 — protein sequence MGFSRLLLFFYPTFLQLLAIAMAQAPPLFYVCGESGNFTTKSTYQSNLDRTLASLASDTKIPSGFYNDSSGQNANKVNAIALCRGDKKPETCRSCINNSSQTLRNLCPNQKEAIAWRDDDCMLRYSNRSIFGKMEFDPKLILYNINNVSEVAQFNQALNPLLASLTSRAAAGDSLRKFATGHATTENNETIYALAQCTPDLSKEDCSNCLNNATGLFPQCCGGKQGARVVTPSCHFRYEIELFYDSGVEEMPPSPTPLPVLPPPQRAPQPGVALSPPAALTPQTPSGESSTTGKARNRVAGAFIAGVFLLLFW from the exons ATGGGTTTTTCAAGATTGCTGCTTTTCTTTTATCCcactttccttcaacttctagCCATTGCCATGGCACAGGCACCTCCTCTGTTTTATGTTTGTGGAGAAAGTGGCAATTTTACCACTAAAAGCACCTACCAATCAAACCTTGATCGCACCCTCGCCTCCCTCGCCTCCGACACTAAAATACCCTCCGGCTTTTACAACGATTCATCAGGCCAAAATGCAAATAAAGTTAATGCAATTGCACTTTGCAGAGGAGATAAAAAGCCTGAAACTTGCCGTAGCTGCATAAACAACTCCAGCCAAACGCTGAGGAACCTCTGCCCCAACCAGAAGGAGGCTATTGCTTGGCGGGATGATGACTGTATGTTAAGGTACTCAAATCGCTCCATATTTGGGAAGATGGAATTTGATCCTAAACTTATTCTGTACAACATTAACAATGTCTCCGAAGTAGCCCAATTCAATCAGGCGCTGAACCCTCTTTTAGCCAGCCTAACGAGTCGAGCTGCAGCTGGCGATTCTCTTCGCAAGTTCGCAACTGGTCATGCAACTACAGAAAACAACGAAACTATATATGCGCTTGCGCAGTGCACTCCTGATTTGTCGAAAGAAGATTGCAGCAATTGCTTAAACAACGCCACAGGATTGTTTCCACAGTGTTGTGGTGGGAAGCAAG GCGCCAGAGTTGTTACACCCAGCTGCCATTTTAGGTATGAGATAGAGCTTTTCTATGACTCGGGGGTGGAGGAGATGCCACCATCACCAACACCTCTTCCGGTGCTGCCACCGCCACAACGAGCACCGCAGCCGGGGGTGGCACTCTCACCACCAGCTGCACTGACGCCTCAAACACCAAGTGGTGAATCTAGTACAACAg GAAAAGCAAGAAACAGAGTTGCAGGGGCTTTCATTGCCGGAGTTTTTCTATTGTTGTTTTGGTAG
- the LOC110603956 gene encoding cysteine-rich repeat secretory protein 38-like isoform X2 has product MGFSRLLLFFYPTFLQLLAIAMAQAPPLFYVCGESGNFTTKSTYQSNLDRTLASLASDTKIPSGFYNDSSGQNANKVNAIALCRGDKKPETCRSCINNSSQTLRNLCPNQKEAIAWRDDDCMLRYSNRSIFGKMEFDPKLILYNINNVSEVAQFNQALNPLLASLTSRAAAGDSLRKFATGHATTENNETIYALAQCTPDLSKEDCSNCLNNATGLFPQCCGGKQGARVVTPSCHFRYEIELFYDSGVEEMPPSPTPLPVLPPPQRAPQPGVALSPPAALTPQTPSGESSTTGKARNRVAGAFIAGVFLLLFW; this is encoded by the exons ATGGGTTTTTCAAGATTGCTGCTTTTCTTTTATCCcactttccttcaacttctagCCATTGCCATGGCACAGGCACCTCCTCTGTTTTATGTTTGTGGAGAAAGTGGCAATTTTACCACTAAAAGCACCTACCAATCAAACCTTGATCGCACCCTCGCCTCCCTCGCCTCCGACACTAAAATACCCTCCGGCTTTTACAACGATTCATCAGGCCAAAATGCAAATAAAGTTAATGCAATTGCACTTTGCAGAGGAGATAAAAAGCCTGAAACTTGCCGTAGCTGCATAAACAACTCCAGCCAAACGCTGAGGAACCTCTGCCCCAACCAGAAGGAGGCTATTGCTTGGCGGGATGATGACTGTATGTTAAGGTACTCAAATCGCTCCATATTTGGGAAGATGGAATTTGATCCTAAACTTATTCTGTACAACATTAACA ATGTCTCCGAAGTAGCCCAATTCAATCAGGCGCTGAACCCTCTTTTAGCCAGCCTAACGAGTCGAGCTGCAGCTGGCGATTCTCTTCGCAAGTTCGCAACTGGTCATGCAACTACAGAAAACAACGAAACTATATATGCGCTTGCGCAGTGCACTCCTGATTTGTCGAAAGAAGATTGCAGCAATTGCTTAAACAACGCCACAGGATTGTTTCCACAGTGTTGTGGTGGGAAGCAAGGCGCCAGAGTTGTTACACCCAGCTGCCATTTTAGGTATGAGATAGAGCTTTTCTATGACTCGGGGGTGGAGGAGATGCCACCATCACCAACACCTCTTCCGGTGCTGCCACCGCCACAACGAGCACCGCAGCCGGGGGTGGCACTCTCACCACCAGCTGCACTGACGCCTCAAACACCAAGTGGTGAATCTAGTACAACAg GAAAAGCAAGAAACAGAGTTGCAGGGGCTTTCATTGCCGGAGTTTTTCTATTGTTGTTTTGGTAG